One part of the Lotus japonicus ecotype B-129 chromosome 2, LjGifu_v1.2 genome encodes these proteins:
- the LOC130735121 gene encoding uncharacterized mitochondrial protein AtMg00810-like, which translates to MASCNPSATPVDTKQKLSSSSGTPCEDASLYRSLAGALQYLTFTRPDISYVVQQVCLHMHAPHTEHMLALKRVLRYVRGTLTYGLHLYPSPVEKLVSYTDADWGGCPDTRRSTSGYCVFLGDNLISWSSKFSS; encoded by the coding sequence aTGGCCTCATGCAACCCTTCTGCTACACCagttgacaccaagcagaagctcAGTTCTTCCTCTGGGACTCCTTGTGAGGATGCCTCCCTATATCGGAGTCTTGCTGGTGCCCTACAATACCTCACATTTACTCGTCCTGACATTTCCTATGTTGTTCAGCAGGTTTGCTTACATATGCATGCACCCCACACCGAGCAcatgcttgccctcaagcgggTTCTCCGCTATGTTCGTGGCACATTGACTTATGGGCTACATTTGTATCCCTCCCCGGTTGAAAAGCTTGTTTCTTACACTGATGCTGACTGGGGGGGCTGTCCTGACACCAGACGCTCCACTTCTGGTTACTGTGTTTTCCTCGGTGACAACCTCATATCTTGGTCCTCCAAGTTCTCTTCATAA